The Candidatus Margulisiibacteriota bacterium genome contains the following window.
AATTAATCCCTTGTTGACTGTAAAAAATATCTAGAAGGAGGATCCTAATGGCTGTCGTTACTATGAAAGAATTGCTCGAAGCTGGCGTGCATTTTGGCCACCAGAGCAAACGTTGGAACCCCAAAATGCAAAAATTCATCTACTCCGCGAGAAATGGCATTCATGTTATTGATCTCCATAAATCGATCCCTTTGATCGAGAAGACCTTTAGCTTTATCAAAGGGCTGGTCGCCACCGGCACAATCCTCTTTATCGGCACCAAAAAGCAAGCTCAAGAAGTGATCGAGGAAGAAGCCAAACGCTGCGGGATGTTTTTCGTCAACCAGCGCTGGATGGGCGGGACCCTCACCAACTTCAAGACCCTCAAAAAGAACATCGCCCGGCTGAACGAGATCGAAAAAATGAAGGAAGACGGGACCTTCGAGAAGCTCCCGAAAAAAGAAGTTATTCTCTTGGAACGCGAACACCGGAAACTGATCCGGGGCCTCGGCGGGATCCGCCAAATGACCAGCCTGCCGGCCGCGGTTTTCGTGGTCGACACCGTCAAAGAACAGACCGCGATCAAAGAGGCCAAACGGCTGAACATCCCGGTCATCGCCGTCGTCGACACCAACAGCGACCCGGATGACGTCGATTATCCGGTCCCGGGCAATGACGACGCGATCCGCTCGATCAAGCTCCTCACCAAACTGATCGCCGACGCGGTCATGGCCGGTCGCGAAACGACCACCACGACCGAAGGGCTCGAAGGTGAAGCGGCAACTGACTCGATCGCCGTGCCGCTGGAAGTGGAAGAAGAAGCGATGCTCTCCCAGGAAGTGCAACTGGAAGATAAAGTGCTCGCCAACATCATTCTGCCGAAAGAAGAAGAGGAAGAAAAGCGAATCGGTTTTTAGAAAGGAAATCCAATGGCAATTACAGTTGAAATGATCACTAAATTAAGAGAAAAAACCGGGTGCGGCATGATGGATTGTAAAGCCGCGCTAACCGAAACAGCCGGCGACTTTGATAAAGCGATCGAACTCCTCCGGAAAAAAGGGATGGCCGCCGCGACCAAACGGGCCGGCCGGACCGCTTGCCAGGGACTGGTTGACTCCTACATCCACATCGGCGGGAAGATCGGGGTCTTGATCGAGGTTAACTGCGAAACCGACTTCGTCGCTCAAGGGATCGACTTTCAGGCTTTCGTGAAAGACCTTTGCATGCAGATCGCCGCTTCCAGCCCGCAATACATCAACAAGGAAGACGTCCCGGCTGAAGTTATCGCCCGGGAAAAAGAGATCCTGACCGCCCAGACCAAGGAAGAAGGGAAACCGGAAGCCGCACTCCCCAAGATCGTGGAAGGCCGTCTGCAAAAGTTCTACGGCGAGATCTGCTTGATGGAACAACCGTTCGTCAAGGACCCGAAGGTTGCCGTTAAAGATCTACTGGCTAATTTGTTGGCTAAGATCGGCGAAAACATCGTCGTGCGGCGGTTCGTCCGCTATCAGCTCGGGGAAAACTCTTAAAACCTGGGGCTCGCGGCCAACAATTTAAGGGTGTACTCTTCGCGCGGGGTCGTCAAGACCGTTTTTTTATCACCCAACTCGATCAATCGCCCCCCTTTCATCACGGCGATCCGGTCGCTTAGGTAACCAATGACCGACAGGTCGTGCGCGATGAAAAGATAAGTCAGCCCGAGACGAGTTTTTAATTCTTTCAGTAGTTTTAGGATCTCGACTTGAATAAAGACATCCAGCGCCGAAACCGGCTCGTCCAAAATAAGGAACTTCGCTTCCCCGGCCAAAGCCCGCGCGATCCCGACCCGTTGGCGCTCTCCACCCGACAATTCATGAGGGAATCGTTTGGCATATCCGGCCGGAAGCTTCACCATTTCTAAAAGAGCCGCAACCCGGCCATTGATCGCTGACCTGTTGAGTAAGCGATGGATGACTATCGGTTCGGCAATCGCCTCTCCCACCCTGATCCGGGGATTAAGCGAGTTCTGGGGGTCCTGAAAAACG
Protein-coding sequences here:
- the rpsB gene encoding 30S ribosomal protein S2 translates to MAVVTMKELLEAGVHFGHQSKRWNPKMQKFIYSARNGIHVIDLHKSIPLIEKTFSFIKGLVATGTILFIGTKKQAQEVIEEEAKRCGMFFVNQRWMGGTLTNFKTLKKNIARLNEIEKMKEDGTFEKLPKKEVILLEREHRKLIRGLGGIRQMTSLPAAVFVVDTVKEQTAIKEAKRLNIPVIAVVDTNSDPDDVDYPVPGNDDAIRSIKLLTKLIADAVMAGRETTTTTEGLEGEAATDSIAVPLEVEEEAMLSQEVQLEDKVLANIILPKEEEEEKRIGF
- the tsf gene encoding translation elongation factor Ts yields the protein MAITVEMITKLREKTGCGMMDCKAALTETAGDFDKAIELLRKKGMAAATKRAGRTACQGLVDSYIHIGGKIGVLIEVNCETDFVAQGIDFQAFVKDLCMQIAASSPQYINKEDVPAEVIAREKEILTAQTKEEGKPEAALPKIVEGRLQKFYGEICLMEQPFVKDPKVAVKDLLANLLAKIGENIVVRRFVRYQLGENS
- a CDS encoding ATP-binding cassette domain-containing protein, with amino-acid sequence MIEIRSITKKFGDLIAVNDLSLTIKQGETLGLVGESGSGKSTLARLILKLIEPDSGQIDCQGIDNIRRECQIVFQDPQNSLNPRIRVGEAIAEPIVIHRLLNRSAINGRVAALLEMVKLPAGYAKRFPHELSGGERQRVGIARALAGEAKFLILDEPVSALDVFIQVEILKLLKELKTRLGLTYLFIAHDLSVIGYLSDRIAVMKGGRLIELGDKKTVLTTPREEYTLKLLAASPRF